Proteins from one Carassius gibelio isolate Cgi1373 ecotype wild population from Czech Republic chromosome A25, carGib1.2-hapl.c, whole genome shotgun sequence genomic window:
- the LOC127947016 gene encoding aminopeptidase N: protein MGKGFYISKTVGVAGIVLGAGALATIIALSVVYSQEKSKNENEVKPTGAVTTSVPTTAPSNEPWDKWRLPQTLSPQTYNVTLWPRLEPDPTLLYIFTGMSSVVFRCVEKTNLILIHSNKLNMTKQPTLTALGSKPAPTIESIVMHTKTQYMAIHLKEELTAGESYELYTEFVGELADDLEGFYRSEYYENGVKKVVATTQMQATYARKAFPCFDEPAMKAVFHITLYHDPATVALSNGVVTDEVNITVDGTLVTRTTFAATKVMSTYLLAFIISDFGFIEQNIDKLQIRIFARQEAISAGQGDYALNVTGPILKFFEEYYSVPYPLPKSDQIALPDFNAGAMENWGLITYRETALLYDKEISSNGNKERIVTVIAHELAHQWFGNLVTLRWWNDLWLNEGFASYVEYLGADKAEPNWNIKDLIVLNDVHRVFAIDALASSHPLSSKEEEVQRPEQISEVFDTISYSKGASVLRMLSDFLTETVFTQGITTYLNHFEFNNTVYTDLWHHLQQAVDRTGTDLPKTVQEIMDRWVLQMGFPVVTIDTTTGQITQEHFLLDPESKPSRTSEFNYEWFVPISWTKKDTAKPLYWLLKKTDQSNDMKSADEWVLANINVTGYYRVNYDNNNWERLLNVLQNSRQSIPVINRAQLIDDAFNLAKAGIIETTLALKTTLFLNSETEYMPWEAALDNLDYFYLMFDRTEVYGPMQKYVGGKVKDLFDYFKRITNWEDVPDGHTDQYNQINALRVACSTGNEECKTLIKEWFQLWMDNPNVNPIKANLRSTVYCSAIAAGGETEWNFAWEMFGNATIASEKDKLRAAMACATEPWLLNRYLKYTLDPEKIRKQDATSTIIYIASNVVGQGLAWDFVRANWEYIFKQYGGGSFSFSNLINGVTKRFSTQFELQQLIQFKDDNAHIGFGSGTLAIQQSIERTNANIKWVEKNQKAVLDWFRNNS from the exons ATGGGAAagggtttctacatcagtaaaacTGTCGGGGTAGCAGGGATTGTGTTAGGCGCTGGAGCGCTAGCCACAATTATTGCTCTCTCGGTGGTCTACTCCCAAGAGAAGTCCAAGAACGAGAATGAGGTTAAACCCACAGGTGCAGTAACGACATCAGTTCCAACAACTGCACCATCCAATGAACCATGGGACAAGTGGCGCCTTCCTCAGACTCTTAGTCCACAAACCTACAATGTCACTCTGTGGCCACGGCTCGAGCCAGATCCAACCCTACTCTACATCTTCACAGGGATGTCCAGCGTGGTCTTCAGATGTGTGGAAAAGACAAACCTCATCCTCATTCACTCCAACAAGCTGAACATGACAAAGCAACCCACCTTGACGGCACTTGGAAGCAAGCCAGCTCCTACCATTGAATCGATTGTGATGCACACAAAAACGCAGTATATGGCAAtccatctgaaagaagaactgaCTGCTGGGGAAAGCTACGAGCTCTACACAGAATTTGTAGGCGAGCTTGCAGATGACTTGGAAGGCTTCTACCGAAGTGAATACTATGAGAATGGAGTGAAGAA AGTGGTCGCCACAACCCAGATGCAGGCAACATATGCCAGGAAGGCTTTCCCTTGCTTTGATGAACCTGCAATGAAAGCGGTATTCCACATCACTCTTTATCATGATCCAGCAACCGTAGCCCTCTCCAATGGGGTTGTGACAG ATGAGGTTAACATCACAGTGGATGGCACTCTTGTAACCAGAACAACATTTGCGGCCACAAAAGTCATGTCGACATATTTGTTGGCATTTATTATCAGCGATTTCGGCTTCATTGAACAAAACATCGATAAACTGCAG ATTCGAATTTTTGCACGTCAAGAAGCCATAAGTGCAGGACAAGGGGATTATGCACTCAATGTGACTGGACCGATTCTCAAATTCTTTGAGGAATATTACAGTGTCCCCTATCCACTGCCCAAATCAG atCAAATCGCTCTGCCAGATTTCAACGCTGGTGCAATGGAAAACTGGGGCTTAATCACATACAGAGAGACAGCCCTGCTGTACGATAAAGAAATATCCTCAAATGGAAACAAAGAGAGAATTGTTACTGTTATCGCCCATGAACTTGCCCATCAG TGGTTTGGAAACCTTGTGACTCTCAGGTGGTGGAATGACCTTTGGCTCAATGAAGGTTTTGCATCTTATGTAGAATATCTTGGAGCAGATAAAGCTGAGCCGAATTGGAACATT AAAGATTTGATCGTTCTTAATGACGTGCACCGAGTTTTTGCCATAGATGCATTGGCCTCATCTCACCCCTTGTCATCTAAAGAAGAGGAGGTCCAAAGACCCGAGCAAATCAGTGAAGTTTTTGATACGATTTCCTACAGTAAG GGGGCATCAGTACTTAGGATGTTATCAGATTTTCTAACTGAGACAGTGTTTACCCAAGGCATCACG acttaCCTGAATCATTTTGAATTCAACAACACAGTGTATACAGACCTTTGGCACCATCTTCAACAG GCTGTGGACCGCACCGGCACTGATCTTCCCAAAACTGTGCAAGAGATTATGGACCGCTGGGTTCTTCAGATGGGCTTCCCCGTGGTCACTATTGACACTACAACTGGCCAAATCACACAGGAGCACTTCCTCCTGGACCCTGAATCTAAACCAAGCAGGACATCAGAATTTAA TTATGAGTGGTTTGTACCAATTTCGTGGACAAAGAAAGACACAGCAAAGCCCCTATATTGGCTGCTAAAGAAAACCG ACCAATCAAATGACATGAAAAGTGCTGATGAGTGGGTTCTGGCCAATATCAATGTGACAGGATACTACAGGGTCAACTATGATAATAATAACTGGGAACGCCTACTTAACGTACTCCAGAATTCAAGACAG agcATTCCAGTTATTAACCGGGCGCAGTTAATTGATGATGCTTTTAACTTGGCCAA AGCAGGAATTATTGAAACGACATTGGCTCTAAAAACCACACTCTTCCTAAACTCGGAAACTGAGTACATGCCGTGGGAGGCTGCTCTCGATAACCTGGACTACTTTTACCTCATGTTTGATCGCACAGAGGTGTACGGCCCCATGCAG AAGTACGTTGGTGGAAAGGTGAAAGATCTGTTTGATTACTTCAAAAGGATTACAAATTGGGAGGATGTGCCTGATGGACACACTGACCA GTACAATCAGATAAATGCACTCAGAGTTGCCTGCAGCACTGGAAATGAAGAATGTAAGACTCTTATAAAAGAATGGTTCCAACTGTGGATGGACAATCCAAATGTCAACCC TATTAAGGCCAACTTGAGGTCCACAGTGTACTGCAGTGCCATTGCAGCAGGTGGTGAGACGGAGTGGAACTTTGCCTGGGAGATGTTTGGAAATGCTACTATTGCTTCAGAGAAAGACAAACTGAGAGCTGCAATGGCATGTGCCACCGAGCCGTGGTTACTGAACAG GTATCTCAAATACACTTTGGATCCAGAAAAAATTCGGAAACAAGATGCCACCTCTACCATCATCTACATTGCAAGCAATGTGGTCGGCCAAGGGTTGGCCTGGGATTTTGTTAGAGCCAACTGGGAGTACATTTtcaaaca GTATGGAGGTGGATCTTTCTCGTTCTCTAATCTGATCAATGGCGTCACAAAGAGATTCTCAACTCAGTTTGAATTGCAACAG CTGATACAGTTCAAAGATGACAACGCTCACATTGGTTTTGGGTCAGGGACCCTTGCTATTCAACAATCCATCGAGAGGACTAATGCCAACATCAAATGGGTCGAAAAGAACCAAAAAGCAGTCTTAGATTGGTTCAGAAATAACTCATAA